The DNA region AATGACAAACAAGCAACAATGTTCGTTTGTGTAGTCAACGAAGATGGCGAGTCTTCCTGCGTGCCTTGTGCTGCAGCTGGCGGCTGTAAGATcactgctgctgttgctgctgatTGCTGATAACTACGTACGTACGGCACTGCTGCGGCAGGCAAGTAACTATATTAATTACAAGAAATTAATATTCTTTGTACAACTGATTTATGAAGTATTTATTAATCATGCACGCGCCTGAACGCGTTTTCCCTGAAGAAGGCATGTTCTTCACCCCTGAACGCGTCCGTCCATCCGTTTTTAACCTTTCTATCACTCTTCCCGTTCTTTCCATCTgctccccatcctcccaTAGATATTCATATCCTGCTTCCATCATTTGGCCGCTGATCCACTCATCCTACAGTGGTATTCACTGTCCCGTCCGTCCTGTCGCTTGTTGGGATCTCTTCGACCCCTCGCTCCTTGGTCTAGTCTTTTCTGAAGTACCTCCCAAGTTCCCCGCTCGGTTTTGATCCCCGATCCGATAACATACATTATGGTAAGTATCTATTTCTAAAGCTTTGTCATGGTCTGACATCTTTCTAGAACAAAATTGTGTCATTTTCTGACGAGGCCTGTGCTGGAGAGGCTAGCCTTGTGTCAACTCCCGCTTCGTCTTCAGTACCCACCGATTCAAGCTCAACCAGACAAGCTATGCCATTGGGTGCCGCTAGAACCCTTTGTGAGTTACAACACTATGATAAGGCTTTGAACAAACTCATCGAGTCTTTACCCCAGCCCTCAATAGACGCGCCGTCATCTTTTCACCTCGTAACGACACCAAGTACTTTCATTCCGATGATTCCATTTTGCCATCTGCTTCTGCTGGTCAACCTCTTGACTTGAAATTACACCCTACTTCGGATCCTGTCACACCACACAACAGCTCCCGTAGAAGTCGGACCGTGAGGGGGACGCCCTCCCTTGTAAAAAGCATACTAAAATCGCGTGCCCAACAAATTCGAATCGCCGCCTCGGTTGAGGAAGGTACTCTGAGCAATCGCGAACCTGCGCGTTTGCTCATCAGTGGCAAAAGGCCAGCACTCGCTGCAAGGGACTCATTCGAGCTTGTCGCGATggttggaggagaagacccTCGCGTTGTCAAAGATACAGTGCGGATGTCAAGCGGCGCCCCCAGTTCCGACGAGAGTGCACCGTCATCTACTGCTGGGGGATCAGACGGGATCGAGATAGCAGAAGGAtcagaagacgaagaggaggaggcggagatAGAGCAAGATGGTACTCTGGCGACGGGTTCACTTATCGATATCATCCTCAACGGTGCTGAAGATCTTTTGACTCTTGAAGAAGCGTATAACATCCTTACTCTTCGGCTTCGCCATCGGATGCCTACAGATAGTGAAGGAACTATAACTCCAGAAATAGAGGAGGACATACGCAGTGCTGCAGGTCCTATTCATGATGAGGCTCCTGCCATGGTACGAGCTATCCAACGAGATATCTGTCGACTCTTAGGCAAACCACCCACGTCGGAACCAGCGATGGAACGCCTCGAGTCGTCACCATTTCGAGAGATTACGCCTTTGGTAATAGATCGTAAAGATCGCTTTACCCCATCCCCCAGTCCACCGCCTGCCGGCGACGGGGTTTCACCATCCAAAGCCGAAAGACAAGGTTATACCGCGGCTGAGATTCGATACCGCCGTGAAGCATCCGGAGTCGGTGCTGCTGTGCTTCGATTCCTTGCTTTTATCTTTCACAATCCTCAACTTTATTGTTGTTTTTCCGAGGCCGATTTACAACTCCTGCTCGACCAAGTCCTGGGAATCACTCGAGTTCCTCGCCTCCCCACTCCTAATCCCAAGAGGACATATTTCCTTTGCGTCATTTTGCTTACACAGCTAAAGCTCCCCTTATCTTGTGTCTCGCCACTCAAGGACAAGATTGTCAGAGCTGCGGTCAAAGCCGTGATGGAGGACTTTAGGTTACGAAACAGTGGTACTGCATCAGATAAACCTGGACCCAATGGTTtcaaaaaagaagggcTCAGTGCGGTCGCTAATCTTCTCAACACTTATCCGACCCTCTTTTTTCCATACTATGCTGAACTACTCCCTCCATGTCTTTCGGCatacaacaacagcagcgTGCAAATACGTTTCCGTGCCGGTGCCGCCGTGGCTGCGTTCGCTAAAGCGAAGATGATCTTCATGGCTCACGTGCAATCCGGTCCTCAAGAAACATGGCAGGCGGTGAAAACTGTCATTCAAAAATCAGAGTTTTTTGTTGTCTCTCACTTGAAGGGTGCCTACATTTTGCCTACGACCTCCTCCCCAGTCTACCGCAAAGATGGAGGAAAGCAAACAGCGTGGGCGGTCCTAGAGTCAAGGTTCAAGGCGACGGTGGGAGAGAATAAAGAGGTCCATGTAGCCTGCGCCAGTTGGGCGGCAATTGTGACGCTTATAGGCTCGGCTTACATGCTATCAGGCCTAAGCTTTAAGAGGATTGATTACATTATGGAAGTGAGTCGATTGTGTTTAAGTTGAAGAACATTGACTAAGACATGTTACAGGGATCTCTGAAAGCCACCACTAATGCTATAAGGCCTATCCTTGCTCGAGCAGCCTGGAATCACGCCATCCACGCATACTTGTCTTATGGCTCTACCACCTGCTATCTTGAAGATGGCCGAATCATCAAATCGTATAAACCCTTTATGGCTAGCCGAGAGCAAGAAAAATCATTTGAAAATGCGGTCGAGATGCCCATTTGGCTTGCATTAAAAGAGGCGCTTGCTGAGAGCAATTTTACCACCGGCCGTAATGGTCCTGTAGGAAGACGACCAGCGCATTACGTCTGGAAGCGCAATGAAAAGTCCAAAAAGCTGCAGTGGCTCACCACGACTGCTAtgaccaccaccgccgtcATGTACGCTTACATTGGAGTGGCTTTCCACAGTCAAGATCTCCCTGGGGGAGACATGACAGCATTGTCAGGCCTACCATCATCTGACATCTCCGATGAACCCATCACCCTGACGCTTGATCAAAAGCGGCGTTCCCGACTGGATCAGACTTGGGACAAGATCGTCTACCCTATCCTTCATTCCTTTTTCAGTATTCGAGGTATTGACGCTCTCCTCACCTACTCCTGGGACATTCTGGACGCTCTTACAACGTCATCCGAAAAACAAACCTTGTGGGACTTTGATAAGCTAGTTACCACCGGCTATCACTCCATTGACGTTTTTGAtgttgaaaaggagagtgAGCTGCCTTCGCTTCTGGACCATTTCCAGGCTGTGAGTTTAACGCCGGCGGATATCCCATCGTTTGGCAAGTCTTGGGTTGCATTCAGGTTGGGCAAGTGGGGACATCTGTTCATGGAGGCACTCAGTAGTGTTCACGGGTTGAACCACCCTGACAGTACTCAGTGGGTGAAGGACAATTCTGGTGCTCCCCTTATCCCTGTTTCCCTCTCAAAAGTATGGTGCAACCTTTTACATGCTTTAGCATCGTTCAGCAATTCGGTTGGCGAGGAACATTCGGTCTATTTACTTGGTATCATGACTGTTACGGAAGTTCTGATCCAAGTGTGGAGACGACATCCCAAGGAGATTATTCCCATCAGTCAGATCGGTGACGACGGAAAATGCTTCTTCGACGAGGAGCGTGTGAGAATCGGCTTGACATCTCATTTATTCAACTTAAGTACGGAGATACTTGGGGAAGACGCGCTTGGTAACATTAAGTTCCccaaagagaagaatgcGAGTCTGGCAAGTTACGCGGCTTGTGCTTTTGGCATAGAGGAGGCCAGTAGTACTTGTGCTGGTTTCCTTCTGGGTCAGGTGGTCAGGACCAACTTTGTTGTGCCAAATGACCAAGAGATCAGATCGCTATTTATGAAGTTCGTCAAGGAAGTATTGCATGTCGGATTACAAGGAGACTCTTGGAAAAGATTTCTGGGAAGCATTACGATTGCGGTGCCTTTCCTATTCGAGCTCAACGAAGAGTTGAACATGGATATTTGGAGAATGATTGGTAAGTCCAGCAGTTAAGTATTAGTTATTTGATATTCACCTCGTTCCAAAGCGAGTGAGTGGAGCGAGCGGATCGTGTACGACAAGCAGCCCTCTCCGAACAATTATACTGGCAATATCCTCATCTCACTCCTATCAGACCCCTTCCGAGGGCGTCAGCTGAATTCATACTGGCATCAACAAGCCACCCTGGATGACTTGTCTCAATGGCGAAAACTGTTAGAAACGACAGCACAGAGGTTTAAAGCGAAAAGAGCTGTTATACATTCTGGGCTATTGGAGACTTTAGCGGCCCATCTAACGGATTTCCTTGAGCCAAAAGATAAAACCTTGTGAGTAGACATTGCACTGCGGCAGTTCAAGCTTAacctcctttttttttagaTGTTCACCGACTACACTTTATTGTCTGGGGGCTGCTACGTCTCTTATTTCTTTCCAGCCCGAAATCCATCGCAACCAATATTCTCCTTGGCAGGCTGACGCAAACCACGTCCCGGTTGACTTTCTCACCTTGTTAAACAGCTCATTAACACATGCTTATTCTGCTGCCCAGTTCCCAAATGCCAAGATCCATCATGGCCTCAAAATTTTACTTGAGAGTATAAACGTCGTTTTGGGAAAAGTTCCTGTAGGGTACAGAGAAGATGTGCTGTGTCCCCTGATGGAGGGACTAAGAGTGTGGATGAAGGACGATTCAGGGGTGGTATCACAAGATATGGCGCAATTAGTAAGCATTTCATGGATAGTAAGCGCATTTTGGTTGACTTTTCGCGCAGCTCGATGACCTCAACGCCACAATACTCTCCCTCCAGACAAACTCAGCCTCTAGCAGCTGTGATCTCACAATCAGTCCACAACGTATCCAGCTGATTCTCGACCTGTATTCGTCTCGTGCGATTCGCTCTGCGCTCGTGGGGCAGAATTTGATGACCCTCATCAGTTGTATTCTTGAACGCTCCTACAATTATCCAACACCGGAGGTAATAGGAGCTGTTGAGAAGTTATTTGGATTTCTgatgctcttcttcaatgaGATGAGCCCGGAGAATGCGAAACAATTGTTTAATACTGTTCCGTTGGGACTCGTGACATGGCTGAAGGATACGAATAAATTGGTAGAACAAAGTCCTCTGGAGGAAAAGGTATGTTATCTTTCAATGCTTCCGATATTTACCTCGTTATAAGCGGCTGATTTCATATGCGTAGCTCAATGATCTTTATCGCCTGATCCTCACCCTTTTTGCCGAAATTATTCCCTCTCACATTCCAGCTGACAGCACAACAGTGAACGCACTCAGTCCTATTTATTCCTCTCGCGCATCATATATGCCATTGGCGTTTCTGGAGTTCTGGTCGATTACCTTTCAAGGCATCCATAATCTAGCTTTCGATGACGACACCAAGGCTTTCCTACGTGATATGATGGAAGTGCAGGAAGGAAAGTTTGAGGTTCCGGGATTGAGTTTGGAGACCCAAATGGCTCACGAAAGCTTCTCTTCACCACAACCTCGCCATCTAAGCCAGTCACAACTCAATCAAACTCCTTTGCAAGTTTCGGGGATGGACATGGAATCAGGTCAATCTTACGATGCGGATGAGTCCCAGATTGATTCGTATGCCAAAACTGAGGTTGTGTCTGTTGACGATGGGAAGGCTCAAACGAATTCCGGCCTTGTGAGAGAGCAAGGCATACGACAGCCTGCTGATGGTCCGATAACTGGTTCCGTTGTAACAAGGGAAGACGTGTTTGGTCCGGCGCCCGCAACTGTCAAACGAGTCAAGAGAAGAGTCAAGGCGAAAAACATCGAGGGCAAGggaaagacaaagaagacaGCGGCAAAAGGAGTCAGACAAAAATCTGGGTCTGCAAAGACGTTCAAGCCATCGGTTCCTGTTCAAACTGAACTTGAATCTCAAACCGGATGCGAGGTAGAGTCGCCTCTGGGTGAAGCCTCGGAAGATGAGTGTATTGTGGTACAGCCTGAATATGAGTACTACATTCGTAAAGGTCTTACACCTCCACCCGATCATCCCGCCTCGGTGTCGTCGCCAACTCAAGGATCCCAGACCGAAGTTGAGACCAAGGATGTTGCCGAAAATGCCGAGCCAAAGACTGGTTCCCCCTCCAGTGAACAACATCAGACTTCAATCAGTCAACGGGCCTCTCTTCTATCGTCTGCTGGTAGATGGCTTGCAAAAGTCCCTTCCCTGTCGTTTTTCAGTCCTTCTAATACATCAAAAAGCCACGTTCCAATGGAAATGCCAGCTGATAATTCGTTGTCGGAACCTGCGTCTgttgggaagaagcaagcTGGAAGGAAACcgcggaagaggaaggcttCTGGACAGCATCAAAATCCACCCAAAAGAGCCAGATCGAATGTCTCCGTTTCCTCACTTCACTCAGAAGGCAGTCAACGACAAATCCCTGTAGTGGAGATTAATTCTCGATCCaggtcttcttcttcaccgcaAGCAATGAAGGATGATGTAAGAAAAGTTGCGGTGGAGGTGCCATCAGGTGACAAGGGTAAAAACAATGTCCCGGTACCGACTGAAGGAccggaagatgaggacgaaCTCTTACTTAGCCCAGAATCTGCGAAGAagcaaagacaagaagaagaagcccaCCTAAGGCTGGCCATGGGCTCATTAGGGAGTCAGTCGTGGAATGAAAGCATCAGTGGCAGATTTGATGGTGAGTTTCCTGATGATGTATTACGGTTGGCTCATCTCGTTATATGTAGATGCCCCAACCGATCGATCCCCTGATCAGGTTACTCCTTTGCGCCCCAGACGTGCTTCTATCCTAAAAGTGCCTTCCGGTCCCTCTCCTACTAGGCGTACGGCTCAGCAAGTCCACATACTCTCCATGATGGAGGAAGTTGTTCGAACCAAGGAAGCCATCGACACACTCGATTTTGAAGGAACGAAAATGCTGCTGAAGCAATTGAAAGAGATACACGAAGTTGCGGAGGAAAGAATGTTGGCGAGAATGGATGAAATGCGGGGCAAGTAAGCCCCGCTggcaaggaggaaaaaTCAATTTGTAAATTTGTTGTGTTCGCGTTGTtagtatatatatatatcagTATATAATTTAGATGTCCGAGGCACGTTCTTAATGAATCATCATGATGCATGTTAGATATctagcctcttctttctatCATATATAACATTTCACTGTTATCCCGACCCTTTCCATTATAATTATGCTCGACTAATTGGTTGGCACTGCGGACTGAACAGACTTTATTGCCTGTCGCCTTTTTTGCCTCGCTTTGAGAATGTCTTCGATTATCCCGGCATGGTTTTCGAATATACCTTTGTACATTTGCTTCTGCAAGGGGGCGAGTGAGATGGGGACGATAATTTCGACCTGCCGAGGGGATTCAACATCTGGTCAAATGACAAAAAAGTAATTGTGTGATATGGATGGAACTTACCTTTGGCGGTAGATTGAGCACATCGGCCTTGATCCTTCGAAGGATGTATGGTTTAATCATCTGGTGCAGCTTTTGCACTTTGACCTCATTCAAGTCTGAGTATTCCTGCTCCATAGATTCCAAGTCTTTGAAATTATCTTGATCCAAGAAATTGAGCAGGTTGAATAGTTCACGGATATTGTTGTTCAGCGGCGTGCCCGTGAGAAGTATTCGGTGCACAGAGTTGAGAGTTTTGAGGTTGTTGAATATTTTACTATTATCAGATTTGACTGATAAACATTTAGCGTGGTGAGGCAGAAATGCAGAAAAGAACGGTTATTGTCTTACGTCGCTGCCCCTCATCCACACATAGCACCTCCCATCGAGGGATGGCAGAGAAAACACGAAATTCTGAAGAAGTTATCATATCATATGTTGTCAAGACGATGTGGCTGATCCGGGTGCTTGCCAGTCAGCagctttttctttctttttttggaaGAGTGTGATCGACAGACTCACGCTTTGAGGCCCACTGGTTTACCTTGCGTCCCTTTATGAAATAATTCATACTTTGAAATAATCTCGCGTGCTAATGATGGCCATCAGCAAGGATTAAACTCTTAGTTTTCATTGAAAGGAGGGAAACACTTACAAGCCGCTTCACCATAGAAGGGAACCTAGAGCGCGATTTATCAGCCATAGAACAGGTGGAGTGTGTCACAGTAAcgcaaagaaaaaaaaacaaaaaaaaactcacaaCTCGTAAGTGCGGACTCCACTTTTCAAACTCTCTGACCCAATTGGTGATTGTTCTAGCGATAGCAACCATATTTGTCAGTATATGACGCTACCCGCCTCAGATTCCACGTTTTTGTCTTGCCACACGTACGAATTCGGCACGACTACTAGACAGGGATAGATCTCATGTTCGGCAGAGCCCAGATAACCCAAGACAGAGGCGATCTGCACACTGCAAGTATAAACAAGCAAGCAAACAACCCATCAGCACGGGCGCCACCATCTTGTGCAAACACCACCTACGTCTTGCCCAAACCCATATCATCTGCCAGAATACAGCTCTCTCTTTTGAAATATTTGTACAACAACCACTGGAACCCTTCCATCTGGAAGGGCATCAAATTGCCCCCGGCGATGCAATCCGGCTGTTCTTGCGGGGGCACAAAGCCCCTTGCGGGATCATTATCCCTGGCGCGAATTTGGGCTGGGGTCAGGACGGGGATGGTAATGTGCCGGGCTGCAAGGTATTTGGAAAGACCGTGCTTATAAGCAGTGTAAAGCGGTGATGAcgaaggtggaggtgtaTCCCAGCATGCTTTTTCGGTCTGCGGGTGAGCTTTGCTTGTTCGTTCGCCAAAAGTTACACCGGGCTGTCTTACCTTGATCGTACTGCAAATCTTGCCATTTGAACAGGCCCCATCCTACCAATCCTGCGACTTCCTCTACATCTGTCTCGagcagccttcttcccGTAAGTATTTCCCATTCCTCAATTTCGATGAGCTCGTCATCAGGTAATGGAAGGCCGTCCGGGATGTTGAGATCTGCCTGAAGCTGTTCAAAAAGCGTCTTGACAGCTACTGCTTGTGCATTGGGACTGGAATCGGGTGGAAATGGGGCGGTGCCGTCatatggagaaggagacaGAGAGACGATACGTCGCTGATTCCGCCTGTCATTTCCTGATTGAGACTTTTTGCTCTTCCCCTTGATTTGGGCAGCGGTAGGTCGAATCAGCAAGACATCCAAGACTCTGTCAATTGTCTTATTCACCCAACTGTCAGCTTTTTTATAACAGCCTTGTTCGATCATGGCAAACCGCTTACACTCCATAAAATGGGCAAACCACTCTCcgcatcctcttccgcatCTACTATCAGCCCCACCCCTTTTTCATGATGTACATCTTTTCCGTGAGCACGGTTATCAATGTCCGCGATACTAGGCCTGACCACTTCATCACCTCTGGCTTCTAATGTCTCATCTGTTACCAAGTCCAGTAGGGGCCCTTTTTCCAGGAATCGTCGGAGTTTCATAGGGGCGATGCCGGAGAGCCAGGCGTGGGGAACCCATTCGACATGGCGGAACGATCGAGAGGAGTATTTGATGAGATATTCTCTGGGGAGGACGGCCTTGTATAGTGGAGTTttgggtggaggagggggcaaagagtggaaaggagatgTGGCAGGGAGAGGACGCCATGCGATCACCTACATCGGGTTGCATCATAAGAAGAGGGTCTCGCAAGGTGTGACCTGCGAAGCAAAAGGATGACGCACGATATCAATACCCCATGGTGATGCACGACATTGATGGCACGTCCAGGCATCACCGTCGTCCGTTTGAGTCTGA from Cryptococcus neoformans var. neoformans B-3501A chromosome 4, whole genome shotgun sequence includes:
- a CDS encoding hypothetical protein (HMMPfam hit to SNF2_N, SNF2 family N-terminal domain, score: 231.2, E(): 1.8e-66), with translation MPARRLRPVIELAPLPPAVRALYARAPSAAPAHTQHRTFCEKCRRPPAALILESLHSRPKKRPRTKRPSPEDDDLLSDSELVHILQGWVTCRRCVVASHYGCLSASQKKAVLESLRSQDLAALGNIDPTTQASDVPLRKTVPIQQEADFLCAKCSEGVPCFVCCKDELLNVDPVTVGRRKDDDAGVVDVGKEDSMTDMDSSKAPQLPPLAEAVSDKEIGSPQPKSTRPLFRCLRCRQAAHYEHLKVPESLGENPDLAEIAHHYQTQTDDGDAWTCHQCRASPWGIDIVIAWRPLPATSPFHSLPPPPPKTPLYKAVLPREYLIKYSSRSFRHVEWVPHAWLSGIAPMKLRRFLEKGPLLDLVTDETLEARGDEVVRPSIADIDNRAHGKDVHHEKGVGLIVDAEEDAESGLPILWSTIDRVLDVLLIRPTAAQIKGKSKKSQSGNDRRNQRRIVSLSPSPYDGTAPFPPDSSPNAQAVAVKTLFEQLQADLNIPDGLPLPDDELIEIEEWEILTGRRLLETDVEEVAGLVGWGLFKWQDLQYDQACWDTPPPSSSPLYTAYKHGLSKYLAARHITIPVLTPAQIRARDNDPARGFVPPQEQPDCIAGGNLMPFQMEGFQWLLYKYFKRESCILADDMGLGKTVQIASVLGYLGSAEHEIYPCLVVVPNSTITNWVREFEKWSPHLRVVPFYGEAASREIISKYELFHKGTQGKPVGLKAHIVLTTYDMITSSEFRVFSAIPRWEVLCVDEGQRLKSDNSKIFNNLKTLNSVHRILLTGTPLNNNIRELFNLLNFLDQDNFKDLESMEQEYSDLNEVKVQKLHQMIKPYILRRIKADVLNLPPKVEIIVPISLAPLQKQMYKGIFENHAGIIEDILKARQKRRQAIKSVQSAVPTN